A single window of Pyrus communis chromosome 10, drPyrComm1.1, whole genome shotgun sequence DNA harbors:
- the LOC137747180 gene encoding peptidyl-prolyl cis-trans isomerase CYP40-like, giving the protein MGRPRCYLDISIGGELEGRVVVELYNDIVPKTAENFRALCTGELGIAPHTSAPLHYKGVCFHRVIKGFMIQGGDISAGNGSGGESIYGLKFEDENFDIKHERKGMLSMANKGPDTNGSQFFITTTRTSHLDGKHVAFGKVIKGMGVVRSVEHVNTKDGDLPIQEVVIADCGQLPEGADDGVCNFFKDGDVYPDWPADLDTKPEDISWWVTAVDTIKAIGNEQFKKQDYKMALRKYRKALRYVDICWELEEIDEETSSSLRKTKSQILTNSSACRLKLGDLEGALLDTDFALRDWEDNVKALFRQGQTYMALNDIDAAVESFKKALDLEPNDGGIKKELLVAKKKVANRSEQEKKAYSRMFH; this is encoded by the exons ATGGGGAGGCCAAGGTGCTACTTGGACATATCCATTGGAGGAGAGCTAGAAGGAAGAGTAGTGGTGGAGCTCTACAATGACATTGTCCCCAAAACAGCTGAGAATTTCAGAGCTCTCTGCACTGGTGAGTTGGGCATTGCCCCCCACACCAGTGCTCCTCTGCACTACAAG GGTGTTTGTTTCCACCGCGTTATCAAAGGCTTTATGATTCAAGGTGGAGACATTTCGGCTGGAAATGGCAGTGGGGGAGAGTCGATTTACGGGTTGAAGTTTGAAGATGAAAACTTTGATATAAAGCATGAGAGAAAAGGAATGTTGTCCATGGCTAATAAAGGCCCTGACACCAATGGCTCTCAGTTTTTCATTACCACCACTCGGACTTCTCATCTTGATGGAAAGCATGTTGCGTTTGGGAAGGTCATCAAGGGCATGGGTGTGGTTCGTTCAGTTGAGCATGTGAACACGAAGGACGGAGACTTGCCTATCCAGGAAGTCGTTATTGCGGATTGTGGGCAGCTTCCTGAGGGAGCAGATGATGGGGTGTGCAACTTCTTCAAAGATGGTGATGTTTATCCTGATTGGCCTGCTGATCTTGATACAAAACCAGAGGACATTTCTTGGTGGGTCACGGCTGTGGACACTATTAAGGCCATTGGAAACGAACAGTTCAAG AAGCAAGACTACAAGATGGCCCTTAGAAAGTATCGCAAGGCTTTGCGCTACGTGGATATATGCTGGGAGCTGGAAGAAATAGATGAAG AGACGAGCTCCTCTTTGCGGAAGACAAAGTCCCAGATACTTACTAATAGCTCG GCTTGCAGGTTGAAATTAGGAGACCTAGAAGGAGCATTGTTGGACACAGACTTTGCATTGCGTGATTGGGAAGATAATGTGAAGGCTTTGTTTCGCCAAGGCCAG ACCTATATGGCACTCAATGACATTGACGCTGCAGTTGAAAGCTTCAAGAAGGCACTGGATTTGGAACCAAATGATG GAGGAATTAAGAAAGAACTTCTGGTTGCTAAAAAGAAG GTTGCTAATAGGTCCGAGCAAGAAAAGAAAGCATATTCCAGAATGTTTCACTGA
- the LOC137747841 gene encoding protein WEAK CHLOROPLAST MOVEMENT UNDER BLUE LIGHT-like 1 yields MELYDEQRAKSYSYKSKEWDENEDKVGSKMAELIKTKEELKKAKESALQAWIDSRPLTDELELLKCGLEIAEKRCDTPSIISDLEAQLETTIQSIKSKKEEQHKATGMVNEINQALDQTRQETERFKCDADEELQARSTLKQALHLRRQTLRTLQLGLEAVRIEKEALGASKAVALRYINCSKMEKTTVRLTQEEYHALAKRAQDENSLSDWRVLVASEQKLATEASRNKALEKLNRLLSEKISREREIEEESISGDGHNGDPRIRTGGQVNDRENTLPQARNKAMAKTNQRNRRSRSINNKKLSANNKPSVLQKIRQFFVRKIKGLFG; encoded by the coding sequence ATGGAGTTGTACGATGAGCAAAGAGCGAAAAGCTACTCCTACAAATCGAAAGAGTGGGATGAAAACGAAGACAAAGTGGGTTCCAAGATGGCGGAACTGATTAAGACCAAAGAGGAGCTCAAGAAAGCTAAAGAGAGCGCCCTGCAGGCGTGGATAGACTCCAGGCCTCTGACTGATGAGCTTGAACTGCTGAAATGCGGCCTTGAAATTGCTGAGAAACGATGTGACACGCCCAGTATCATCTCGGACCTTGAAGCACAGCTTGAGACGACAATCCAGAGCATCAAATCCAAAAAGGAGGAACAACACAAGGCGACGGGGATGGTCAATGAAATAAATCAGGCGTTGGATCAAACGCGTCAAGAGACGGAAAGGTTTAAGTGCGATGCAGATGAAGAATTACAAGCAAGATCAACATTGAAGCAAGCCCTTCATCTGAGGAGACAGACTCTGCGAACACTGCAACTTGGACTTGAAGCTGTACGAATAGAAAAAGAAGCGCTTGGTGCATCGAAAGCAGTAGCACTTAGATACATAAACTGTTCAAAAATGGAGAAAACCACAGTCCGCCTCACTCAGGAAGAGTACCATGCCTTGGCAAAAAGAGCTCAAGATGAAAATTCTCTTTCAGACTGGCGTGTTTTGGTTGCATCAGAACAGAAGCTCGCAACAGAGGCAAGCAGAAACAAAGCTTTGGAAAAATTGAACAGATTACTCTCGGAGAAAATTTCAAGAGAAAgggaaattgaagaagaaagtatAAGTGGAGATGGACACAATGGAGATCCAAGAATCAGGACGGGAGGCCAAGTGAACGACAGAGAGAATACGCTCCCTCAAGCTCGGAACAAGGCAATGGCCAAGACAAATCAGAGAAACCGAAGATCTAGAAGCATCAACAATAAAAAGTTATCTGCAAACAACAAACCATCTGTATTGCAAAAAATAAGACAATTTTTTGTAAGAAAGATAAAAGGGCTGTTCGGATGA